Genomic DNA from Acidimicrobiales bacterium:
CTGGACAGGGCCACTACTTCTCCGTCGACCTCGTCGCGCGTACTGTCGTGCATCCGTGGCGACCCATCGATCCGACGACCCGACCATGACCTGCTAGAAACCGAGCCATGGCCAAACGGATCGTCTTTCCGCTGCGGCGGCTTCCCCACCTGACCCGCGAGGAGTTCCAGACCTACTGGTTCGACTCGCACGGTCCGCTCGTCGCCTCCTTCGCCGACACGCTGGGCATCGTGCGATACCAACAGGTCCACACTCGTGAGGAGACTCGGGCCACCGCCGTTCCGTGCTTCGACGGCATCGCTGAGCTTCGTATCGACCCGGCTCGTCGCTCTCCCGACCGCGAGGCGGTCGCTGCTGCGTCCAACGCACTGCTCGAAGACGAGCGAACGTTCATCGACCTCGAGTCGTCACCGATCTGGGTCGCCGACGAAGATGTGCGGCTCGAAGGCCCGCCGACCGGTCTCCGCATGACGGCGATGTTGCGGCGCAACCCGAACGTCACCCGTGAGGAGTTCAAGCACCACTGGCGAGAGGTCCACGGGCCTTGGGCGATGCGCCACCCCGAGGTCTTCGGGTTCCGTCACTACGTCCAGCTCCACACTCCCGCCGACGCCGACGATCGCCCGCTGGCCCGGGAACGCAACGCTCCTCCTGCGTTCGATGGCA
This window encodes:
- a CDS encoding EthD domain-containing protein, encoding MAKRIVFPLRRLPHLTREEFQTYWFDSHGPLVASFADTLGIVRYQQVHTREETRATAVPCFDGIAELRIDPARRSPDREAVAAASNALLEDERTFIDLESSPIWVADEDVRLEGPPTGLRMTAMLRRNPNVTREEFKHHWREVHGPWAMRHPEVFGFRHYVQLHTPADADDRPLARERNAPPAFDGMSEIYRDPPTASAEAVAALRQEFHEDERRFLDIDASPVFLSEVRVIIGDD